In Fragaria vesca subsp. vesca unplaced genomic scaffold, FraVesHawaii_1.0 scf0513018, whole genome shotgun sequence, one genomic interval encodes:
- the LOC101313174 gene encoding uncharacterized protein LOC101313174, which translates to MALFYIFGKSLGSAHPMFSSLLYRNQAFAVAASHFGRRFISSSIIPAAQDNPTLSYLIRSCGLSPKAATLAAHKVQLRSLEQPNSVLALLREYEFSDTQISTLVRRRPQLILANAKKTLLPKLEFFCSIGMSRLDLAKIMTYNPNLLTRSLENSLIPCYNFLKSVVISDVKVVRTLKQNSSIFLENLSKNVKPNIRLVTELGMPHSALARLVACFSKTVTRKPEFFSQLVRQVAEMGFDPGNVNFVQAMVVLSWKKTTWRHKEEAYRRWGWSDNDILSAFKRHPLCMMVSEKKIMVTMDFLVNKMGWESGKIAEVPYVFVYSLEKRIIPRCSVVRVLLLKGLIEEKKLSLSYVFVPSEECFFSRFVTRYLDQVPQLLDVYQGKVYVQDV; encoded by the coding sequence ATGGCACTCTTCTACATTTTCGGCAAGAGCCTCGGATCCGCACACCCAATGTTTTCAAGTCTTCTGTACAGAAATCAAGCATTTGCAGTAGCTGCTTCTCATTTTGGTCGAAGGTTCATCAGCAGCTCGATAATCCCAGCAGCCCAAGACAATCCTACACTCTCTTACCTCATTCGCTCATGTGGGTTGTCCCCAAAAGCCGCTACTCTAGCAGCCCACAAGGTACAGCTTCGATCTTTAGAGCAACCAAACTCCGTTCTAGCCCTTTTGAGAGAGTATGAATTCTCAGATACCCAGATCTCAACTCTTGTGCGGAGACGCCCGCAACTTATCTTAGCCAATGCGAAGAAGACCCTTTTGCCAAAGCTTGAGTTTTTCTGCTCCATAGGGATGTCAAGGCTCGACCTTGCAAAAATAATGACTTACAACCCAAATCTATTGACGCGAAGCTTGGAAAACAGTCTTATACCCTGTTATAACTTCCTCAAAAGCGTGGTGATCTCTGATGTCAAGGTCGTTCGTACTCTAAAACAGAACTCATCCATTTTCTTGGAAAATCTATCCAAGAATGTTAAACCCAATATTAGACTTGTTACAGAGTTGGGCATGCCCCACTCGGCTCTTGCGCGGTTGGTAGCATGTTTTAGTAAGACTGTGACGAGAAAGCCTGAATTCTTCAGTCAATTAGTCCGCCAAGTCGCAGAAATGGGATTTGACCCGGGAAATGTGAACTTTGTGCAAGCCATGGTCGTATTATCctggaagaaaacaacatgGAGACATAAGGAAGAGGCTTATAGGAGGTGGGGTTGGTCGGATAATGATATTCTTTCTGCCTTCAAGAGGCATCCACTGTGTATGATGGTGtctgagaagaaaataatggTGACAATGGATTTCTTAGTGAACAAGATGGGATGGGAATCAGGAAAAATTGCGGAGGTTCCGTATGTTTTTGTGTACAGCTTGGAGAAGAGAATCATCCCTCGGTGTTCGGTTGTTagagttttgttgttgaaaggactgatagaagagaagaagttgaGTTTGTCTTATGTGTTTGTGCCTTCAGAGGAGTGCTTCTTTAGTAGGTTTGTCACCAGATATCTCGACCAAGTACCTCAATTGTTGGATGTATACCAAGGCAAAGTATATGTGCAGGATGTATGA
- the LOC101313470 gene encoding uncharacterized protein LOC101313470 yields MAAFSIFKRVFRSARVFRNYEHPVEGLDSQFGLQKQLFCTRPVQDDCTVSYLVRSCGLPPESATLVSPKVKLQSLEKPNSVLALLKLYGFSDTQISALVCRHPYILVANAQKTLLPKLEFFSSIGISRLDLAGVLTSNPVILMRSLENFIVPCYNMLKSVVVSDVKVVSAWKRSSYIFASNLSKKVVPNSEFVRELGMPGSCIALSLTDYAGIVTRKPELFSQLVGEVKEMGFDPQKTSFVQAMNVLAAKETWKRCREAYRRWGWSEDHCVSAFRAYPLCMMLSEKKPMDTMDFLVKKMGLEKRIIPRFSVRVLVLKGLIGEEKLNLANVLSRLEEYFLDRFVNRYLSRVPQLLDVYQGKAIRAVHGGFWQGKSYGMVVELKNDGRGYGVDGEFCAGGGIGGGRIGDERWILQA; encoded by the exons ATGGCCGCCTTCTCCATTTTCAAAAGGGTCTTCAGATCAGCTCGTGTGTTTAGAAACTATGAGCACCCAGTGGAGGGATTGGATTCACAGTTTGGTCTTCAGAAGCAGCTGTTTTGTACCAGACCCGTCCAAGACGATTGTACAGTCTCTTACCTGGTTCGCTCGTGTGGATTGCCCCCAGAATCCGCTACTCTAGTATCCCCCAAGgtaaagcttcaatctttagAGAAACCAAATTCCGTTTTAGCGCTTTTGAAACTCTATGGATTCTCAGATACCCAGATCTCAGCTCTTGTGTGTAGACACCCATATATTCTGGTCGCCAATGCCCAGAAAACCCTTTTGCCAAAGCTTGAGTTTTTCAGCTCCATAGGAATCTCAAGGCTCGACCTTGCAGGAGTACTGACCTCCAACCCAGTTATTTTGATGCGAAGCTTGGAAAACTTTATTGTACCCTGTTATAACATGCTTAAAAGCGTTGTGGTCTCTGATGTCAAGGTCGTCAGTGCTTGGAAGCGcagctcatatattttcgcAAGTAACTTATCCAAGAAAGTAGTGCCGAATAGTGAGTTTGTGAGAGAATTGGGCATGCCCGGGTCGTGTATTGCTTTGTCGCTGACAGATTATGCTGGTATCGTGACGAGAAAGCCTGAATTGTTCAGCCAACTTGTGGGTGAGGTCAAGGAAATGGGATTTGACCCTCAGAAGACAAGTTTTGTGCAAGCCATGAATGTATTGGCTGCAAAAGAGACATGGAAACGATGTCGAGAGGCTTATAGGAGGTGGGGTTGGTCTGAGGATCATTGTGTTTCTGCCTTCAGGGCGTATCCGCTGTGTATGATGTTGTCAGAGAAGAAACCAATGGACACAATGGATTTCCTAGTGAAAAAGATGGG CTTGGAGAAGAGAATCATCCCGAGGTTTTCAGTtagagttttggttttgaaaggATTGATAGGGGAGGAGAAGTTGAATTTGGCTAATGTTCTTTCGAGGTTGGAGGAGTACTtcttggataggtttgtgaacaGATATCTCAGCCGAGTACCTCAACTGTTGGATGTGTACCAAGGCAAAGC GATCAGAGCTGTCCATGGTGGGTTTTGGCAAGGGAAAAGCTATGGTATGGTGGTGGAATTAAAAAATGATGGTAGAGGCTATGGGGTTGATGGTGAATTTTGTGCAGGTGGCGGAATAGGAGGTGGTAGAATTGGAGATGAGCGGTGGATTTTGCAGGCATGA
- the LOC101304640 gene encoding spermatogenesis-associated protein 20-like, with protein MADQHTSNPTSHKHTNRLAAEHSPYLLQHAHNPVDWYPWGEEAFAEARKRDVPIFLSIGYSTCHWCHVMEVESFEDEGIAKLLNEWFVSIKVDREERPDVDKVYMTYVQALYGGGGWPLTAFLSPDLKPLMGGTYFPPEDKYGRLGFKTILGKVKEAWETKRDALVKSGAFAIEQLSEALSTSASSKKLSDGVPKNALRLCAEQLSQSYDSKFGGFGSAPKFPRPVEIQLMLYYSKKLEETGSPANADEVVRQVLFTLQCMARGGIHDHVGGGFHRYSVDECWHVPHFEKMLYDQGQLVNVFLDAFSITKDVFYASIARDVLDYLRRDMIGLEGEIYSAEDADSAESEGATRKKEGAFYVWSSKEVEDIIGEDATLFKNHYYIKPSGNCDLSRMSDPHNEFKGKNVLIERKSESEASKFSMAVEKYLDILGRSRQKLFEIRCSRPRPHLDDKVIVAWNGLAISAFARASKILKNEPKEIKFNFPVVGCDPREYVEVAEKAASFIRRHLYNEHSHRLQRSFRNGPSKAPGFLDDYAFLISGLLDLYEFGGQTSWLVWAIELQEMQDEIFLDKEGGGYFNTPGDDPNVLLRVKEDHDGAEPSGNSVSVINLVRLASLLSGNKSEHYRQEAEHVLAVFEKRLKDMAMAVPLMCCASDMLTAPSRKQVVLVGQRSDEFETMLAAAHASYDTNKTVIHIDPTNSEEMQFWEDKNSNIALMAKSHFAADKVVALVCQNFTCSPPVAEAGSLQALLSQKLVHPA; from the exons ATGGCTGACCAACATACTTCGAACCCAACTTCCCACAAACACACCAATCGCCTCGCTGCCGAGCACAGTCCTTATCTCCTTCAACACGCCCACAACCCG GTTGATTGGTATCCATGGGGTGAAGAGGCTTTCGCTGAAGCTCGAAAGAGAGATGTGCCCATTTTCTTATCAA TCGGGTACAGCACATGCCATTG GTGTCATGTTATGGAGGTCGAGTCTTTTGAGGATGAAGGCATTGCCAAGTTGCTGAATGAGTGGTTTGTTAGTATTAAG GTGGACCGGGAGGAAAGACCAGATGTGGATAAG GTATACATGACATATGTACAGGCTCTGTATGGTGGTGGAGGCTGGCCACTGACTGCATTCCTTTCCCCAGATTTAAAACCTTTGATGGGTGGAACTTACTTTCCCCCAGAGGACAAGTATGGAAGACTAGGATTTAAGACAATACTTGG AAAGGTGAAAGAAGCCTGGGAGACCAAGAGGGATGCGCTTGTTAAGAGTGGAGCCTTTGCTATTGAACAGTTGTCAGAAGCCTTGTCAACGAGTGCAAGTTCTAAAAAATTGTCAGATGGGGTTCCAAAGAATGCTTTGCGTCTATGTGCTGAGCAA CTTTCTCAAAGTTATGATTCGAAGTTTGGTGGGTTTGGATCAGCCCCAAAGTTTCCTAGACCGGTTGAGATTCAGCTGATGCTTTATTATTCAAAGAAGTTGGAGGAGACTGGAAGTCCTGCCAATGCCGATGAAGTTGTGAGACAGGTTCTCTTCACCTTACAATGTATGGCAAGAGGGGGAATTCACGATCACGTAGGAGGTGGCTTCCACCGATATAGTGTGGATGAGTGCTGGCATG TACCACACTTTGAGAAGATGTTGTATGATCAAGGCCAACTTGTTAATGTCTTCCTAGATGCATTTTCTATCACCAAAGATGTATTCTATGCATCTATTGCTCGGGATGTTCTTGATTATCTGAGGAGAGATATGATTGGACTAGAAGGCGAAATATATTCAGCTGAAGATGCTGATAGTGCTGAATCTGAAGGTGCTACTAGGAAAAAGGAAGGAGCATTCTATGTTTGGTCTAGCAAAGAG GTTGAAGATATAATTGGGGAAGATGCAACACTTTTTAAGAACCACTATTACATAAAGCCTTCAGGTAACTGTGACCTCTCTAGAATGAGTGATCCTCATAATGAATTTAAGGGTAAGAATGTGCTCATTGAGAGAAAAAGTGAATCTGAggcatcaaaattttctatgGCGGTTGAGAAATACCTCGATATTCTGGGTCGGAGCAGGCAAAAGCTGTTTGAAATAAGATGTAGTCGACCGAGACCACATTTGGATGACAAG GTAATTGTAGCATGGAATGGACTGGCCATCTCAGCCTTTGCAAGAGCTTCTAAAATTCTGAAGAATGAACCCAAGGAGATCAAATTTAACTTCCCTGTTGTTGGTTGCGAT CCACGGGAGTACGTTGAAGTTGCAGAAAAGGCAGCATCTTTTATCAGGCGACACCTTTACAATGAGCATTCTCATAGACTGCAACGCAGCTTCAGGAACGGCCCATCTAAAGCACCTGGATTTTTAGATGATTACGCTTTTCTTATTTCAGGATTATTGGATCTTTATGAATTTGGTGGTCAAACCAGCTGGCTAGTTTGGGCAATTGAACTGCAAGAAATGCAG GATGAAATATTTCTTGATAAAGAGGGAGGCGGCTATTTCAATACCCCAGGTGATGACCCCAATGTTCTCCTTCGTGTGAAGGAAGATCATGACGGGGCAGAGCCCTCCGGAAACTCGGTTTCTGTGATCAACCTTGTGAGACTGGCATCCTTACTATCTGGCAACAAGTCTGAGCATTACAGACAGGAAGCTGAACATGTTCTG GCGGTCTTTGAGAAGAGATTAAAGGACATGGCCATGGCAGTACCCTTAATGTGTTGTGCCTCTGACATGCTCACTGCCCCTTCTCGGAAGCAAGTTGTCTTGGTTGGCCAGAGAAGTGATGAGTTTGAGACCATGCTGGCTGCAGCTCATGCGTCATATGATACCAACAAAACA GTTATTCACATAGATCCAACAAATTCAGAAGAGATGCAATTCTGGGAAGACAAAAACAGCAACATCGCTCTGATGGCAAAGAGTCATTTTGCCGCAGACAAAGTGGTTGCTCTTGTCTGCCAAAACTTTACTTGCAGTCCGCCTGTAGCTGAGGCTGGATCCCTGCAGGCTCTTCTCTCCCAGAAATTAGTCCATCCTGCTTGA